Proteins encoded in a region of the Methylosinus trichosporium OB3b genome:
- a CDS encoding NUDIX domain-containing protein has product MYKSEKVCLVVIRTFECRLEVLAFVHPSAGKQFVKGTIETGETPDEAAERELREESGLTIQSPLVYLGQHQIGAERQLWHFFHFCSSGLPDTWQHQAEDDHGHTFSFFWHPIDLPLDRNWHPLFHEAFEFFAPLVPH; this is encoded by the coding sequence ATGTACAAATCGGAAAAAGTGTGCCTCGTCGTGATCCGAACGTTTGAGTGCAGACTGGAAGTCCTTGCTTTTGTGCATCCTTCCGCTGGAAAGCAGTTCGTGAAGGGAACGATCGAAACGGGAGAGACGCCGGACGAAGCTGCCGAGCGCGAGTTACGAGAAGAAAGCGGGCTGACCATTCAGTCACCATTGGTGTACCTCGGACAACACCAGATCGGAGCTGAGCGTCAGCTATGGCATTTCTTCCATTTTTGCTCTTCTGGCCTACCCGACACTTGGCAACATCAGGCTGAGGACGACCACGGTCATACTTTCTCATTCTTCTGGCATCCGATCGATTTGCCGCTTGATCGAAACTGGCATCCACTCTTTCACGAGGCCTTCGAGTTCTTTGCGCCTCTCGTACCTCACTAA